In Mucilaginibacter auburnensis, the genomic stretch GTTGGAAACAAAACTTTTTATGCCTTCTTCCTGATAAATTTTGGGAGTATCCGGTAGTGCTACAGTCGCAAGTGTACCTAATTTTTGTGAGTACTTATATTGAATCTGACTAAATGCCGCGTTGGATAGTAACAAGCAAAGGGCAGCAATAATTGCTTTGAGGTTCATGGTGCTTAGCCGTTGGTATTGCTAAGATACTACTTTCAGCATTTTCTGTACAAACCGTGCCTTCTCGATGGCTTTCTCCCTGTCGGCATCAACAATGGTTACGTGTCCCATCTTACGGAAAGGCTTGGTAAGCGCTTTACCATACAGGTGCACGTATACGCCCGGGCATTTCAATATTTTTTCAATGCCTTGGTAAACCGCTGGTCCTTCATGCCCTTCCTCGCCTAAAACGTTTACCATAATGGCGTTGTTCAAACAGGCAGTATCACCCATAGGCTGATTGAAAATAGCACGTAAATGCTGCTCAAATTGCGATACAACATTACCCTCAATGCTTTGGTGCCCGCTGTTGTGCGGTCGCGGAGCCAATTCGTTTACCAGTATCTGCCCATCTTTAGTTAAAAACATTTCAACAGCCAGTAAGCCCACAATTCGTAGGTCGTCTGCTATCTTTTTCGCTATACGCTCAGCTTCCTGCTGAACCTCAAATGGTAGGGTAGAAGGGGATATCAGAAACTCAACGAGGTTAACATCCGGGTTAAATTCCATTTCCACCATTGGGAAGGCACTAATGTCGCCACTTTCATTACGGGCAACAATAACCGCTATCTCTTTTTCAAAGTCAATCCATTGCTCTATCAAACTCGGCTCTGTAAAGGCTTTGTCCAGATACGATTCATCGATCACTTTGTAAACGCCTCTGCCATCATACCCATCTCTCCTTAACTTTTGAATGTAAGGGAAAGGCATGGTGGTTTGCTCCAACTCTGTTTTGTTGGATATAATTTGGAAAGGAGCGGTAGGAATATCGTTCTGCTTAAAAAATTGTTTTTGCAAACCTTTATCCTGTATTAAGCGGATAACCCTGGCCTGTGGATAAACCATAACACCCTCTTTCTCCAGTTGCTCCAACGCATCAACGTTTACTTTTTCTATTTCGATGGTTAGCAGGTCAACCTTTTTACCAAAGTTGTAAACGGTGTTATAGTGGTTAAGGGCTCCAACCACAAATTCATCACAAAGTTTTCTGCAAGGCGCTTCTCTGTCGGGGTCAAGTACTTTAACCGTTACGTTGTAATTAATAGCCTGCTGTATCAGCATGCGGCCCAATTGTCCGCCGCCTAAAATTCCGAGTTTAAGGTCTCCGTAAAATGTTTTCATTTGCAACTGCAAGTTTACCCAAAATAGGTTAAAAAGCCTAAGAAATATGCTATCGGGTTGATTTAAAGCGTTTATCCGCCACTACAGCTATCGGTAACCCAACACATATAATAAGCGCGAGCAACCCAACAACGGCATTCAACGGTTTAATGGCGTGCATGCCTATCTTGCTTAATGGAACCACAACCATATTCATGATGAGCCATGTAATAGCGCCGTATATATTAGCTACCACATACTTGTTCTTTAACATAGAAAAGGCAAAAGGATAAAGAAGGTAGAAGGCAGTAGTAAACAAGTAGGCAATCAGATAATGAAAAATAACACCGGCAACAATCATTTCTGCGCCGCCTTTGTAGGCATCAGGGCCAAATATGGCGCTGGCAATGAACCTGAATATCAATCCCGGACTGGCATTGTAATTAAGTAACAATGCCGCCAACCCGTCAAGGGTACCAACAAGTAAGCCCAGCCACAATATGTTTTTTAATGCTTTGGCTTTATACAATTGCAAGTCGGCCATTAAACAGTGATCAGGTTTTCGTCCGCTATCTTTTTTTGCAGTTCAAGAATGCCGCCGATCAACGCCTCGGGACGCGGAGGACACCCCTGTACATAAACATCAACCGGGATAACACGGTCAACGCCTTTTACCACGTGGTAGCCATGCTGCCAGTAAGGCCCGCCGCAGTTAGAACACGATCCCATTGAAATAACATATTTAGGGTCGGGCATTTGCTCATATAAACGTTTTATACGTTCGGCCATTTTGAAGGTAACGGTACCTGCTATAAT encodes the following:
- a CDS encoding 5-(carboxyamino)imidazole ribonucleotide synthase produces the protein MKTFYGDLKLGILGGGQLGRMLIQQAINYNVTVKVLDPDREAPCRKLCDEFVVGALNHYNTVYNFGKKVDLLTIEIEKVNVDALEQLEKEGVMVYPQARVIRLIQDKGLQKQFFKQNDIPTAPFQIISNKTELEQTTMPFPYIQKLRRDGYDGRGVYKVIDESYLDKAFTEPSLIEQWIDFEKEIAVIVARNESGDISAFPMVEMEFNPDVNLVEFLISPSTLPFEVQQEAERIAKKIADDLRIVGLLAVEMFLTKDGQILVNELAPRPHNSGHQSIEGNVVSQFEQHLRAIFNQPMGDTACLNNAIMVNVLGEEGHEGPAVYQGIEKILKCPGVYVHLYGKALTKPFRKMGHVTIVDADREKAIEKARFVQKMLKVVS
- a CDS encoding NADH-quinone oxidoreductase subunit B, with the protein product MSDINSEGSGFVVTKLNDLLNWSRLSSVWPLQFGIACCAIEMMGSYSATYDLERFGVFPRASARQADVIIIAGTVTFKMAERIKRLYEQMPDPKYVISMGSCSNCGGPYWQHGYHVVKGVDRVIPVDVYVQGCPPRPEALIGGILELQKKIADENLITV